In the Topomyia yanbarensis strain Yona2022 chromosome 3, ASM3024719v1, whole genome shotgun sequence genome, one interval contains:
- the LOC131691025 gene encoding vesicle-associated membrane protein 2-like: MSAEPGKDGGPDGLAPPTGEPNADGIVGGPRTPQQIAAQRRLQQTQCQVDEVVDIMKTNVEKVLERDQKLSELDDRADALQQGASQFEQQAGKLKNKFWLQNLKMMIIMGVIGLAVLGLLVLKFMPAEQPQQPMMMAPQMPMQQMPMQVQQGGQAAPAAPAGLVQDVAALVSSQRRIVN; this comes from the exons ATGAGCGCTGAACCAGGAAAAGA TGGAGGTCCAGATGGACTTGCACCACCCACGGGAGAGCCAAATGCCGATGGAATCGTTGGTGGACCAAGGACTCCTCAGCAGATTGCAGCACAGCGGCGACTTCAGCAGACGCAATGCCAGGTCGATGAG GTCGTGGATATCATGAAAACCAATGTAGAGAAGGTGCTGGAGCGAGATCAGAAACTATCGGAGCTGGATGACCGAGCCGATGCCCTGCAGCAAGGTGCTTCCCAGTTTGAACAGCAAGCTGGCAAGCTGAAGAATAAATTCTGGTTGCAGAATCTTAAG ATGATGATAATTATGGGTGTTATTGGTCTTGCCGTTCTCGGACTACTTGTGT TGAAATTTATGCCCGCTGAGCAACCTCAGCAGCCGATGATGATGGCTCCGCAGATGCCGATGCAGCAGATGCCAATGCAGGTCCAGCAGGGTGGTCAGGCGGCTCCGGCAGCACCCGCTGGTCTCGTACAAGACGTCGCAGCGTTAGTTTCCAGCCAGCGTCGAATCGTGAATTAA